One window of Hujiaoplasma nucleasis genomic DNA carries:
- the serS gene encoding serine--tRNA ligase has protein sequence MLNQELLLNQPELVQKALSKKGVNVSFDGFIEMRNQRVNLIQEIEAIRAKRNQLSKEIGVYKREKRDTENLFKEIENLKGSMTNQEEILKDIEDKINEFLLKLPNLPDEDLLAGDKEYNQVIYTHLEQPKFDFKVLDHVELATKLNIIDYERAAKISGKGTWIYSNIGARLEWALLNFFIDQHHKDQYEFMLMPHILNYQSGLTAGQFPKFEEDVFWLDGEDKQKFLLPTSETALINLHRNEILSENQLPRKYFSYSPCYRKEAGSYRSEERGMIRGYQFNKVEMIQFTKAEDSDKAFDEMLEKAKSLMNQLGLHYQVSKLAAGDVAFAMSRTFDIEVYLPSINIYKEVSSVSNSRDFQARRGLIRYRNSKGEIEYCHTLNGSGLATSRLVPAILEQYQQKDGSVKIPEVLVPYMGGLTEIR, from the coding sequence ATGTTAAATCAAGAGTTATTGTTAAATCAACCAGAACTTGTTCAAAAAGCTTTAAGCAAAAAGGGTGTCAATGTATCCTTTGATGGTTTTATAGAAATGAGAAATCAACGGGTTAATTTAATTCAAGAGATAGAAGCAATCCGTGCAAAAAGAAACCAATTATCTAAGGAAATTGGTGTTTATAAGCGTGAGAAAAGAGATACTGAGAACTTATTTAAAGAAATAGAAAATTTAAAGGGTTCTATGACAAATCAAGAAGAAATTCTCAAGGATATTGAAGATAAAATTAATGAATTTTTATTGAAATTACCAAATTTACCTGATGAAGACTTGTTGGCTGGTGATAAGGAGTATAATCAAGTAATCTATACACATCTGGAACAACCTAAATTTGATTTTAAAGTATTAGATCATGTAGAACTTGCGACTAAACTCAATATCATTGATTATGAACGCGCAGCTAAAATTAGTGGAAAAGGGACATGGATTTACTCTAATATTGGGGCTAGATTGGAATGGGCTTTACTTAATTTCTTTATCGATCAACATCATAAGGATCAATATGAATTTATGTTAATGCCACATATATTAAATTATCAAAGCGGTTTAACTGCAGGACAATTTCCTAAATTTGAAGAAGATGTTTTTTGGTTAGATGGTGAAGACAAACAAAAATTCTTATTACCAACATCTGAAACAGCTTTAATCAATTTACATAGGAATGAAATATTAAGTGAAAATCAATTACCGAGAAAGTATTTTTCATATTCTCCTTGTTATCGTAAAGAAGCAGGTTCATATCGTTCTGAAGAGAGAGGGATGATTAGGGGCTATCAATTTAACAAGGTAGAGATGATTCAGTTTACAAAAGCAGAAGATTCTGATAAAGCGTTTGATGAAATGTTAGAAAAAGCTAAATCATTAATGAATCAATTAGGTTTACATTATCAAGTATCTAAATTAGCTGCTGGGGATGTTGCTTTCGCGATGAGCCGTACTTTTGATATTGAAGTTTATTTGCCGAGCATAAATATTTATAAAGAAGTATCATCAGTATCTAATTCAAGAGACTTTCAAGCTAGAAGAGGACTCATTAGATATAGAAATAGTAAAGGTGAAATTGAATATTGTCACACTTTGAATGGATCAGGTTTAGCTACCTCTAGATTGGTTCCTGCAATTTTAGAACAATATCAACAAAAAGATGGATCAGTAAAAATTCCAGAAGTCTTAGTACCTTATATGGGTGGATTAACAGAGATTAGGTGA
- a CDS encoding MATE family efflux transporter, which translates to MRNIMKDKKFYKRVLIIASPIILQQLLTSSVQLVDNLMVGTLGELAIGAVSVVNQLYFVVIIVTFGAMGGAGIFSAQYYGSKQYDSLKQTFRFKLLVSVFLSTLAILIFTFFGESFIGLFTDNPTTIQWGLEYLNIAKWVMISMTISTAISSTFREIGTTKPLLYISIVAILSNVVLNYLLIFGNLGFPRLGIEGAAIATLASRFIEFTLLSILLIVKGKAFNTSIFKIFKIDKLLLKLIIITAIPLVINEFLFSFGQTVFMQSYATRGDNALAAINITNAISQLVFITFGGIGTAVAVFIGNTLGENKLSEAKENSKKIFSFAIIFALVLGLILFILSFFILNLYEISAETESIARFNIRVNAIMIPVISMYISLYFTLRSGGDTKSTMIMDSGYIWVIQVPVVYVLSRYTKLPVIFLFLIIQILEIPKVGIAYSRYKKEYWLKNLALENQINAEKLMKNKA; encoded by the coding sequence ATGAGAAATATTATGAAAGATAAAAAATTTTATAAAAGAGTATTGATTATAGCATCACCAATCATTCTCCAACAATTGTTAACATCTTCTGTTCAGTTGGTAGATAACCTTATGGTAGGTACTTTAGGTGAACTCGCCATTGGGGCAGTATCCGTTGTCAATCAATTGTATTTTGTTGTGATTATAGTAACCTTTGGTGCCATGGGCGGGGCAGGTATATTTTCGGCTCAATATTATGGTTCAAAACAATATGATTCATTAAAACAAACTTTTAGATTTAAGTTATTGGTTTCAGTATTTTTATCTACCTTAGCTATTCTTATTTTTACTTTTTTTGGTGAAAGCTTTATAGGTTTGTTTACAGACAATCCTACCACCATCCAATGGGGACTTGAATATTTAAATATTGCTAAATGGGTCATGATTTCAATGACAATTTCAACAGCTATTTCATCAACTTTTAGAGAAATTGGCACAACAAAACCTTTACTCTATATTTCAATTGTGGCTATTTTATCTAACGTTGTTTTAAACTACTTACTTATTTTTGGTAATTTAGGTTTTCCAAGATTGGGCATAGAAGGAGCCGCTATCGCGACTTTAGCTTCTAGGTTTATTGAATTTACTTTATTGTCTATTTTATTAATCGTCAAAGGCAAAGCGTTTAATACCAGTATCTTTAAGATATTCAAAATTGACAAGTTACTTTTAAAATTAATTATTATTACAGCGATTCCATTGGTCATCAACGAGTTTTTATTTTCTTTTGGTCAAACTGTATTTATGCAGTCCTATGCCACGAGGGGAGATAATGCCCTAGCAGCCATTAATATTACCAACGCTATCAGCCAATTAGTCTTTATCACTTTTGGAGGTATTGGGACAGCGGTTGCTGTTTTTATTGGTAACACTTTGGGGGAAAATAAGCTAAGTGAAGCTAAAGAGAATTCTAAAAAAATATTTTCTTTTGCCATTATTTTTGCCCTAGTTTTAGGATTGATTTTATTTATCTTGTCATTCTTCATTTTAAATCTATATGAAATTTCTGCTGAAACAGAAAGTATAGCTAGATTTAATATTAGGGTCAACGCCATTATGATTCCGGTAATTTCTATGTATATTTCCCTGTATTTTACTTTAAGATCAGGTGGAGACACTAAATCCACCATGATCATGGATTCTGGTTATATTTGGGTTATTCAAGTGCCTGTGGTCTATGTTTTATCTAGGTACACTAAGCTTCCCGTAATATTTTTGTTTTTAATCATCCAAATTCTTGAAATACCAAAAGTAGGGATTGCTTATTCAAGGTATAAGAAAGAATATTGGTTAAAGAACTTGGCTTTAGAAAACCAAATAAATGCTGAAAAATTAATGAAAAACAAGGCTTAG